The Chryseobacterium sp. JV274 sequence TAAAGAAGAATTAATGCACGCAGATAAAATGTTTGATTATTTGAATGATGTAGGCGGGGAAATTATCATCGGAGAAATTCCAAAACCTCCACATGAGTTCGAAAATGCTACGGATATTTTTGAGAAAGCATTGGCACATGAGAAAATAGTAACTAAAAGTATTTTCAATATTGTAAAAAATGCAAACGATGAAGGAGATTTTGCAACAACATCATTCCTGCAGTGGTTTATCAACGAACAGGTAGAAGAAGAAGCCAGCGCTTCTCAGTACGTAACGAAAATCAAAATGGTATGTGATAATCCATCAGCACTATACCTTTTTGACCAGGAATTGTCTCAGAGAGTATTTGTTCCTGCTACAACAGCTTAAGACCGAAACTTCTTAAAAATATAAAACCGCTATCCGATAGAATAGCGGTTTTATATTTTTTTTATCTGAATAGGAAAATTTAAAGATAAATAATCTGAGTTTTAAGAACCTTTTTCCCCAGACGTTCAAGAATGTTTTTATAGCCTTCTACCTGTGCCTCATCTTTGGTTTTCTGTTCACCTGTTTTAAAATCAACAATGATATAACCTTCCTCACCTTTTAAAATACGGTCAGGCCTGAAGATATGACTTTCCCCGTTTTCAGAGATCATAATGTCTTTCTCATTGATCACTTCCCATTTTTCATCAAAGAATTCTGCATAAGTCTTCACGATCTCCTCTAATGTAAGCTGTATTTCATTTTTTTCCTCCAGTGTAATCTGGCCTTCCAGCGCATAGCCTTCCAGCACCTTTGATATATCTTTTTCAGTATTGATTTTTGATAAAAGCTCATGAACAAATAGCCCGATCCTTACCTTTTCATTTCGTACCTGATAGTTTTTAGACGGTGTCGCAATCTTGATAGATGTACTTTTTTCATTAACATTCTTAAGATCCTGAATATTCTGCGTTTTAAAAGATGAACTTTTATCTTTCGAGTATTTTTTCAGCAGTTCAGGATTCACTTCATACACATCAAACTCATCAGACTGTTCAGTATTTTTTGTTTGAAGGAATTCAAGAAGCTCAAGATTATTAGAGGTCTTATTGGCTTTCTGAAGATAGAAAAACAGCTGCTCAACGGGTCTGGTAGTGGCAACATACTGCAGACATAGCCTGTCAATCATGTTTTTATAAGCATTTTTACTGTTAAAAAACAGAATTTCCTCATCATAAACTTCCAGATTCTTATTAAACTGATTGATGTTCACGGATTTTAAAGCTTCATTTTCATTTGTATCAAACCAGTTGGTAAATTCATTATCCCGGTTTTTGTTCATCATAGGAATAAAAACAATTGGGAACTCCAGTCCCTTAGACTTGTGGATGGTCATGATCTGAATGGCATCAATGTTTTCCGAAGCCTGAATGGTGTAAGAAGAAGCTTCTTCATCCCAATATTTCAAAAATTCCTTCGTACTGGCACCCGCATTCTGCGTGAAGTTGAAAAGCATTTCCAGGAAATTCAGTAAAAAGTCGGTTTCTTTGTTTTCAACAGAAAATTCGTTGATGTAATATTCTATAAAGTTATATAGATTAAACCTTGGAAAATTATCCTGCTTAAGCTGCAGTGAATATTTCTCCTTAATAAACTGAAGTATTTCTTCATGACCTTCAATGTCCAGAATTTCTTTCATTTCTAAAGTGAAATCCGGCATATGAATTTTTCCCAATGTATTCAGATGATACATCATCATAATCAGGCAATGTTTATTCTTAGGATTAAGTTCCCATCGCAGAAATTCAATCACAGCCTTTAATGTATTGGAAAGTTCCAGTGTAAGACCTTTATCGGAAATCGTTTTAATATTCGTTTCCTCACCGCGATATTTAACTTTTAAACTTCCCAGTTTTTGAGAGTAGCTGAAAATATCAAAATTTCCACGACAAAGAATAGTGATGTCAGAAAACTTAAAGCCATTGTCCAGACATTCCTGAATATCTTTCCGCATTCTTTCTGAAGTATCATTGTAGAACTCTTCATTCGTAAGATTGTCGATCAGGTTCACCTTTACACGCCCGTCAAACTTTGATTTTGGACTTTGCTCGGCATCTTCTCCGAAAATATTCTTATGTTCTTCCAAAAGTCCTTCAGAATGGAAACGGTACAGCTCATTGTTGAACTGTACAATATTTCTGGCACTTCTCCAGTTGTCCTTTAACACAAGAAGATCAGCTTCCTTAGGTGAGAATTCTTTTTTGTTGATAATATCCAGCATCAGTTTACTCTCTCCACCACGGAATCTGTAAATACTCTGCTTGGGATCACCCACTAAAGTAAATGAAGTATATTCCGTAGAAACACTGTGATCTCTCAGCGGAACAAAATTCTGCCACTGCAATTCTGATGTATCCTGAAACTCATCAAAGAAATAATGCTGAAACTGTGATCCTACCTTTTCATAAATAAAAGCAGAAGGTTCATTTTTAAGATTTTCATTGATCAGAATATTAAATTTAGAAAGAAGAACAAGATCATTTTCCTCTTCAATTTTTTGAAGCTCATCCTGAATGTCCTTATTTACCTTTAAGGGAAGAAGAGCCGACAAAACTTTTTCTTTCTTCTGGGTTTCAATGTACAGAAGGATAAGTTTCATTCTGTTATCAAGAAGTGAGTCAAGAATCTCAAAAATCTCAGACTCTTTATGCTTTGACTTGGAAGATGCTCCCTTTCTGTAATTATTGATGACAGACTCTTCCTGAGTAGTAGGAAAAGGAAATCCGGTTCTTTTCTGTTGGTAAAAATCTATGACTTTAGTAAAGAAACCTCCAATTCCGTTTTTACCCTGAGCAAAATCTTCAATATCAATATTTCTGGATTTGAATAATTCAATAGAACTGGCTGCAAGTTCTGCAGACTGTTTTTTGTTGAGAACAATTTCTTTACGAAGTGTATTCTTTATATTCTCGTAATTGGCATCGTCAAAACTCTTATTGCTTTTCAGATGCTCATAGTGAATATCCTTTACAAATTCTTTTGCCGAATCATAAAGGTTTTTGTTAAGATTAATTCTTTCATTGTTTTCAAGACTATAATCTACATAGTCCATGAAAGAATTGGAGATCGTTTCATTCTCCCCAATCTGGTCCAGCATCTTATCAACGGCTTCTATCAAAAAGGGTTCAGCTTCAATTTCAAGATTAAAA is a genomic window containing:
- a CDS encoding ferritin, coding for MVSEKIAKLINEQIAHEQYAAQYYLSMSAWFSGKDLDGIANYFRVQSKEELMHADKMFDYLNDVGGEIIIGEIPKPPHEFENATDIFEKALAHEKIVTKSIFNIVKNANDEGDFATTSFLQWFINEQVEEEASASQYVTKIKMVCDNPSALYLFDQELSQRVFVPATTA
- a CDS encoding UvrD-helicase domain-containing protein; the protein is MQNSYTVINASAGSGKTYALVQRLLMICLRYPNQQQSIRNILALTFTNKAANEMKERILSWLGNFSAKDYAENTDLKNIQKAFEEQGLKITIDELHHRSEKLLDYVLHNYSTLNIGTIDRFNSRLVRSFSYELGLAKNFNLEIEAEPFLIEAVDKMLDQIGENETISNSFMDYVDYSLENNERINLNKNLYDSAKEFVKDIHYEHLKSNKSFDDANYENIKNTLRKEIVLNKKQSAELAASSIELFKSRNIDIEDFAQGKNGIGGFFTKVIDFYQQKRTGFPFPTTQEESVINNYRKGASSKSKHKESEIFEILDSLLDNRMKLILLYIETQKKEKVLSALLPLKVNKDIQDELQKIEEENDLVLLSKFNILINENLKNEPSAFIYEKVGSQFQHYFFDEFQDTSELQWQNFVPLRDHSVSTEYTSFTLVGDPKQSIYRFRGGESKLMLDIINKKEFSPKEADLLVLKDNWRSARNIVQFNNELYRFHSEGLLEEHKNIFGEDAEQSPKSKFDGRVKVNLIDNLTNEEFYNDTSERMRKDIQECLDNGFKFSDITILCRGNFDIFSYSQKLGSLKVKYRGEETNIKTISDKGLTLELSNTLKAVIEFLRWELNPKNKHCLIMMMYHLNTLGKIHMPDFTLEMKEILDIEGHEEILQFIKEKYSLQLKQDNFPRFNLYNFIEYYINEFSVENKETDFLLNFLEMLFNFTQNAGASTKEFLKYWDEEASSYTIQASENIDAIQIMTIHKSKGLEFPIVFIPMMNKNRDNEFTNWFDTNENEALKSVNINQFNKNLEVYDEEILFFNSKNAYKNMIDRLCLQYVATTRPVEQLFFYLQKANKTSNNLELLEFLQTKNTEQSDEFDVYEVNPELLKKYSKDKSSSFKTQNIQDLKNVNEKSTSIKIATPSKNYQVRNEKVRIGLFVHELLSKINTEKDISKVLEGYALEGQITLEEKNEIQLTLEEIVKTYAEFFDEKWEVINEKDIMISENGESHIFRPDRILKGEEGYIIVDFKTGEQKTKDEAQVEGYKNILERLGKKVLKTQIIYL